A single Cannabis sativa cultivar Pink pepper isolate KNU-18-1 chromosome 7, ASM2916894v1, whole genome shotgun sequence DNA region contains:
- the LOC115696830 gene encoding probable LRR receptor-like serine/threonine-protein kinase At3g47570 isoform X1 — translation MKLKSTITGYALWLAFSFLYLIVSFDVVMSNALGNETDRFALLKFKESVSNDPFGVLRSWNASNHFCSWNGVTCGHRHQRITNLTLRGYNLRGTISPYIKNLTFLRSINLINNSFSGEIPHQVCHLSRLRNLSLAINMLEGDLSALNLSYCSNLRVISLSQNRFTRLIPSELGSLTKLFFLSLYSNKLVGEIPPSLANISSLELFSIGDNTLIGTVPKEFGKLKRLKLFSIESNNLSGTIPPSLYNISSLISLSIAGNLLEGTIPPYIGLQLSNLKEFHIGGNKFSGTIPESFSNASKLEILDVSENHLVGKVPASLGINLPHLRILNLEQNHLGKNLPNSFDFIASLRNCSQMKILSLAYNNFRGPLPKSLANLSTQITYLYLGGNQISGTIPPTLKNLVNLILLAMESNLLEGVIPTSIGSLRSLQILDLKGNTLSGKIPSSFGNLTQISELSLSDNNLDGSITPNIADSLNLQFLELSQNSLSGTIPKEVFGFPSLLELDISQNSLNGSIPVEVGKLKTISVLDLSENKLSGEIPDTIGDCSGLESVSLRGNFFQGILPSSLASLKGLVYMDLSQNNLTGKIPKDLQTLKFLQYLNISFNELEGEVPDKGIFKNTTVISLVGNARLCGGVLEFQLPRCQAIIESKHGKKKDLKLIIIIICVIASVLFVASLSFMFWRRKSIRRSSLSNSELSTINFLSKVSYHSLHQATNGFSQSMMIGIGSFGSVYKGVLDQEGNEVAIKVLNLNQKGASKSFIAECNALRNIRHRNLVKILTCCSSIDFNGNEFKALVFEYMTNGSLDKWLHGENQSRGLKFFQRLTIASDVASAICYLHNHCDDPIIHCDLKPSNVLLDNEMVAHVSDFGLARLIFNTNKMCETQSSTIGMKGTIGYAPPEYAMGSEPSKQGDMYSFGILLMEMFTGRSPTDESFKDDLNLHNFVQMALPERVDQVVDSALLSGEAVETTMRRENYNNNRGTGEIYTEGEINISFDNPDQISTNLCKCLILILEIGLACSKDSPNERMNIGDVIKELQHIKNSYVRLGRQEHRRRTRPPN, via the exons ATGAAACTGAAGAGCACCATCACTGGTTATGCTCTTTGGCTTGCTTTTTCGTTCTTGTATTTGATTGTGTCATTTGATGTCGTGATGAGCAATGCATTAGGAAACGAAACTGATAGATTTGCTCTGCTCAAGTTCAAAGAATCAGTCTCCAATGACCCTTTTGGAGTGTTGAGATCTTGGAATGCTTCCAATCACTTCTGCAGCTGGAATGGAGTCACATGCGGTCACAGACATCAAAGAATAACAAACTTGACATTACGAGGCTATAACTTGAGAGGTACCATATCACCTTACAttaaaaatctcacatttttgagGTCCATCAATCTAATAAACAATAGTTTCTCTGGTGAAATCCCACACCAAGTTTGCCATTTATCTAGATTGCGAAATTTGAGTCTCGCTATAAACATGTTAGAAGGTGATTTGTCTGCATTGAACCTTAGTTATTGCTCGAACCTAAGAGTGATATCACTCAGTCAAAATAGATTTACAAGGCTCATTCCCTCAGAACTTGGCTCTTTAACCAAGCTCTTTTTTCTTAGTCTCTACTCGAACAAACTCGTCGGAGAAATTCCACCATCCCTAGCAAATATTTCATCACTTGAACTATTTTCTATAGGGGACAATACTCTGATAGGTACTGTCCCAAAAGAATTTGGCAAATTGAAAAGGTTGAAACTCTTTTCAATAGAGTCTAATAACCTGTCTGGTACAATTCCTCCCTCACTTTACAACATATCATCTTTGATCAGTTTATCAATAGCAGGTAATCTATTGGAAGGTACTATTCCTCCCTACATAGGCCTTCAACTTTCCAATCTCAAAGAATTTCATATTGGTGGTAATAAGTTTTCTGGGACAATTCCTGAATCATTTTCAAATGCTTCTAAGCTTGAGATACTTGATGTTTCTGAAAATCATTTAGTGGGAAAAGTTCCAGCTAGTTTGGGGATCAATCTACCGCATCTTAGGATACTCAATTTAGAGCAAAATCACCTAGGAAAGAACTTACCCAATAGCTTTGATTTTATTGCATCTTTAAGAAACTGCAGTCAAATGAAAATCTTGTCTTTGGCATATAACAACTTCAGAGGTCCTTTACCAAAATCTTTAGCTAATTTGTCAACTCAAATAACTTATCTTTACCTTGGTGGGAATCAAATATCTGGAACTATTCCTCCAACATTAAAAAACTTGGTCAACTTAATCCTCTTAGCCATGGAATCTAATCTTTTGGAAGGTGTCATTCCAACTTCTATAGGGTCGTTAAGGTCCTTGCAAATTTTGGATTTGAAAGGGAACACTTTATCAGGAAAGATCCCTTCATCCTTTGGAAACCTCACTCAAATCTCAGAACTTAGTTTATCAGACAACAACTTAGATGGAAGCATTACTCCAAACATTGCAGATTCCCTAAATCTACAGTTTCTTGAGCTTTCACAAAATAGTCTTAGTGGAACTATTCCCAAAGAAGTTTTTGGTTTTCCATCACTTCTTGAGCTAGACATATCACAAAACTCACTCAATGGTAGCATACCGGTAGAAGTGGGCAAGCTTAAGACTATCAGTGTACTCGACCTCTCTGAAAACAAATTGTCTGGTGAAATTCCAGACACAATTGGAGATTGTAGTGGTCTAGAATCAGTTTCCTTGCGAGGGAACTTCTTTCAAGGaattcttccttcttctttggcATCTCTCAAAGGTCTTGTTTACATGGATCTTTCACAAAACAACTTGACAGGAAAAATTCCTAAGGATTTACAGACACTTAAATTCTTGCAGTATTTGAATATTTCTTTCAATGAGCTCGAGGGAGAGGTACCAGACAAAGGAATCTTTAAAAATACTACTGTGATATCACTTGTTGGAAATGCCAGGCTTTGTGGTGGTGTATTAGAGTTCCAACTTCCAAGATGTCAAGCAATCATTGAATCCAAACATGGAAAGAAAAAAGATCTCAAACTGATAATCATAATTATCTGTGTGATTGCATCTGTCTTATTTGTTGCATCACTATCATTTATGTTTTGGAGGAGGAAATCAATAAGGAGATCATCATTATCTAATTCTGAACTCTCTACAATCAACTTTCTTTCAAAGGTTTCTTACCATAGTTTACACCAGGCTACCAATGGATTTTCTCAAAGCATGATGATTGGAATCGGTAGCTTTGGCTCTGTGTACAAAGGCGTACTTGATCAAGAAGGAAATGAAGTTGCGATAAAGGTCCTCAATCTAAACCAGAAAGGAGCTTCCAAGAGTTTCATTGCTGAATGTAATGCGTTGAGAAATATTCGACACAGAAATCTTGTTAAGATCTTGACATGCTGCTCAAGCATAGATTTCAATGGGAATGAGTTTAAGGCTTTAGTGTTTGAGTACATGACAAATGGAAGCCTAGATAAGTGGTTACATGGAGAAAACCAATCAAGGGGTTTGAAGTTTTTTCAGAGGCTAACTATAGCTAGTGATGTGGCCTCTGCAATATGTTATCTTCATAATCATTGCGACGATCCAATCATTCATTGTGATTTGAAACCAAGTAATGTTCTTCTTGACAATGAAATGGTTGCACATGTTAGTGATTTTGGATTAGCAAGGCTGATCTTTAACACCAATAAAATGTGTGAAACTCAAAGCAGCACAATTGGAATGAAAGGAACCATTGGCTATGCACCACCAG AGTACGCGATGGGCAGTGAGCCATCAAAGCAAGGGGATATGTATAGTTTTGGGATCTTATTGATGGAGATGTTCACAGGAAGGAGTCCAACTGATGAATCATTCAAGGATGATCTGAATCTCCATAACTTTGTTCAGATGGCATTGCCAGAAAGAGTTGATCAAGTAGTGGACTCTGCTCTTCTAAGTGGAGAAGCTGTAGAAACCACAATGAGAAGAGAAAACTACAATAACAATAGAGGAACTGGTGAAATTTACACAGAAGGAGAAATTAACATTAGTTTTGATAACCCAGATCAGATAAGCACTAATTTGTGTAAGTGcttgattttaattttggaGATTGGACTTGCATGTTCAAAAGATTCGCCAAATGAAAGAATGAACATAGGCGATGTGATCAAGGAGTTACAACATATTAAAAATTCTTATGTGAGACTTGGGAGGCAAGAACATAGAAGAAGAACCAGACCACCTAACTAA
- the LOC115696829 gene encoding uncharacterized protein LOC115696829 — MAADVQVKLDTPNSCCASLKNKYSKLEEKRNALRQAVKLLEQQIDKIQAESKKACERERARADFEKGEKEKESAARLVLENEVATLRSEIVSLKKEGVKEIGDGNGEVKILRARVSVGEKEINKLKEVVEKERKEAESVRKNAEAEKKKASEAQKIVEGERRKAEKERNVAKLEKDKAENFRLQVEAMRKEADEMKSKLVSEAVRLEVVNTKLEGEKQKVAKERKRADSEKAKAEEQRKLVEANRSKILDGKIYAEGLSRQLEESKRKIDELQKEIHELKSSSNLCKASVGQLDASINTEDKTVVKGSHESKFVLELSSKIEEANKRFQSEKQKASREKERADREKLNSEQHKKLSEMNRKKALEEKSRADQLCKQLEEEKQKVLELQKQIHELRSSRKSVAPSAVSMTESRELNFLKKQLKFQKMKKKHAKQVLELERSRNCILQQELRHIKLDFDQFSCRLDMLHKSFSGTKGVHSIEKTGNIIKALKSGSESFQIYLQKQNEPFKSSCPAVDPSNTVQQTLPLSAHLSTVPGANFVEPIAGIDSKLESLLGGSTTTMLTSSAINSNTTSFSDGQLVGSQDKSSFSVTTSAKLVEGHSQPILSDLSGEVTKIKSGENLAVVAENNVKSSVSNAAVGGVIVHGKKRKRMLEAVETIENLYFEEKKLHLRLEEKLSVLHGIIKKKSDSPSRGEKSLLPSFNGNSYGKHGKQNKKRKTSFQDKVVMQHACDIDEQKERVVVETEVHGNASFGKQTSLIGIDQVATFGAKGEGKSDSAKCDFDAVVGFEDLVDGNYINLLNLDSAADEECYRLAMEMPLSPIHHEIDIELADTVNVDNTKTLGNEPLRLNEEKKMLPSCRIDTNDMEIGINNTSSDGSSTATSSLGHNNENHVSTIGMVRNDWHTSEVGKAPSCLSSNFGVESTNPTILQDEKSKFQFGGESWSATKNILERCVVFSKIQDRSCFSRIQYAIRTCIGQCSVATKTEWMMGEILLALKIEEKLSSKEKVCALFSLLMINFSVTASGKFGNFINWASISCLDSFAGHVISVMSDMEVRRLFAELGCLDELFSLIENFLMDECAKVYDDLSFEFPVKCDSRVQSSLDVSDRSLFPVPASAELLIAGSIILASICAAVDRIGFICETSYSILRARRLNNSLKLSILHIFAYLGGDQFFSLSDYSLMMTVLKSLVRDIERLGSSDASDSCNSLMIDTRSAICPCVKCPFSGDVMSVDTVTSFLLGKLKADDLLETKYNTSDFQSDPFSNVALYSLNDLLSLVELVAYHMGWEWTCLKIVPQLVKVLESCVYKKSTSEVVVLLGQLGRLGVEASGYEDKGVDQLRRDLSSFFRGGISIMAGLPIQIATVTAALGILSIDFKTIIETKEKFSGTASESILVDMIRKWFFLLSRRQQDLSFSILQTSGVNK; from the exons ATGGCGGCCGATGTGCAAGTGAAGCTCGACACTCCTAATTCTTGCTGTGCATCG TTGAAGAACAAGTACTCCAAGCTAGAGGAGAAGCGGAATGCTCTTCGTCAAGCTGTGAAGCTTCTAGAGCAGCAGATTGATAAGATTCAAGCGGAGAGTAAGAAAG CATGTGAGAGAGAGCGGGCTAGGGCGGATTTTGAGAAAGGGGAGAAGGAGAAAGAGTCTGCTGCTAGGTTAGTTCTGGAGAATGAAGTGGCTACATTGAGGTCTGAGATTGTTTCTCTTAAGAAGGAAGGGGTTAAAGAAATTGGGGATGGAAATGGCGAGGTGAAGATTCTTCGGGCTCGTGTTTCTGTAGGGGAAAAGGAAATCAATAAACTAAAGGAGGTGGTTGAAAAAGAAAGGAAAGAGGCAGAATCAGTAAGGAAAAATGCTGAAGCGGAGAAGAAAAAAGCTTCTGAAGCACAAAAAATTGTGGAAGGTGAAAGAAGGAAGGCTGAAAAGGAAAGGAATGTTGCCAAGTTGGAAAAAGACAAAGCTGAGAATTTTAGGCTTCAGGTAGAAGCTATGAGGAAGGAAGCTGATGAAATGAAGTCAAAGTTGGTTTCGGAGGCAGTGAGATTAGAAGTGGTAAACACAAAGCTTGAAGGAGAAAAACAGAAGGTGGCCAAGGAGAGAAAACGGGCTGATTCAGAGAAGGCGAAGGCAGAGGAGCAAAGAAAGCTTGTGGAAGCTAATAGAAGCAAGATTTTGGATGGAAAGATTTATGCTGAAGGTTTATCTCGGCAATTGGAAGAGAGTAAAAGAAAGATTGATGAATTACAGAAAGAGATACATGAACTCAAGTCTTCCAGTAATTTATGTAAGGCATCTGTTGGCCAATTAGATGCTTCTATAAATACTGAAGATAAGACTGTAGTAAAAGGATCCCATGAATCAAAGTTTGTGTTGGAGCTCTCTTCAAAGATTGAGGAAGCAAACAAAAGGTTTCAGTCAGAGAAACAGAAGGCATCTAGAGAGAAAGAACGGGCTGACAGGGAGAAGTTGAATTCAGAACAACATAAAAAGCTTTCAGAAATGAACCGAAAGAAAGCACTGGAAGAAAAGTCTCGTGCTGATCAGTTGTGTAAGcagttagaagaagaaaaacaaaaggtCCTTGAATTACAAAAACAGATCCATGAGCTTCGTTCCAGTAGGAAATCAGTTGCGCCATCTGCTGTTTCAATGACTGAAAGTAGGgaacttaattttttgaaaaaacaacTCAAGTTTcagaaaatgaagaaaaaacatGCTAAGCAAGTATTGGAACTGGAAAGAAGCCGTAACTGTATCCTGCAACAAGAATTAAGGCATATAAAGCTGGATTTTGATCAGTTCTCATGTCGCCTAGACATGCTTCATAAATCTTTCTCAGGTACAAAAGGTGTACACAGCATAGAGAAG ACTGGGAACATCATAAAAGCACTGAAGTCAGGCTCAGAATCTTTTCAGATCTACCTACAAAAGCAAAACGAGCCTTTCAAGAGTAGCTGCCCAGCAGTGGATCCCTCTAATACTGTCCAGCAAACCTTACCACTCTCTGCACACTTGTCTACTGTGCCTGGGGCAAATTTTGTTGAACCTATTGCAGGTATTGATTCTAAATTGGAGTCTCTGCTTGGAGGCTCTACAACAACAATGTTAACGAGTTCTGCTATAAATTCCAATACAACATCTTTTTCTGATGGACAATTGGTCGGCTCACAGGATAAGAGTTCCTTTTCTGTTACGACGTCTGCAAAATTGGTTGAAGGGCATTCACAACCAATCCTTTCTGACTTGTCAGGTGAAGTTACTAAAATTAAGTCCGGTGAAAATCTTGCTGTTGTTGCTGAAAACAATGTTAAAAGCTCTGTTAGCAATGCTGCTGTTGGAGGAGTTATTGTGCACGGCAAGAAAAGGAAGAGAATGCTTGAAGCAGTTGAAACTATTGAAAACTTATACTTCGAGGAGAAGAAGCTGCATTTACGATTAGAAGAGAAGTTATCTGTTTTGCATGGTATTATTAAGAAGAAATCGGACAGTCCTTCCAGAGGAGAGAAATCACTACTTCCTAGTTTCAATGGCAACTCATATGGTAAGCATGGTAAGCAAAACAAGAAGAGAAAAACATCTTTTCAAGATAAAGTGGTAATGCAACATGCTTGTGATATTGACGAGCAAAAGGAGAGAGTTGTAGTTGAAACTGAAGTCCATGGAAATGCAAGTTTCGGCAAACAGACCTCCCTAATTGGCATTGATCAGGTGGCAACTTTTGGAGCAAAGGGGGAAGGCAAAAGTGATTCTGCTAAATGTGATTTTGATGCTGTGGTGGGTTTTGAGGACCTAGTTGATGGTAATTACATAAATCTACTAAACTTGGACAGTGCTGCTGATGAAGAATGTTATAGATTAGCAATGGAGATGCCTCTATCCCCTATACATCATGAAATTGATATAGAGCTTGCTGACACAGTAAATGTGGATAATACAAAAACCTTAGGTAATGAACCCTTACGcttaaatgaagaaaaaaagatgTTACCATCATGCAGAATTGATACTAATGATATGGAAATTGGTATCAATAACACAAGTTCTGATGGTTCTTCTACTGCAACTAGTTCCTTGGGGCATAACAATGAAAACCATGTTAGTACTATAGGCATGGTTAGGAATGATTGGCATACTAGTGAAGTTGGAAAAGCTCCTAGTTGCTTGAGTAGCAACTTTGGTGTGGAAAGTACTAATCCGACTATTTTACAAGATGAGAAGTCTAAGTTTCAGTTTGGTGGTGAATCTTGGTCTGCTACCAAAAATATTTTAGAACGGTGTGTTGTTTTTTCTAAGATACAGGATCGAAGCTGCTTCTCCAGGATACAATATGCAATAAGAACTTGCATAGGACAATGCTCTGTGGCTACTAAAACGGAATGGATGATGGGTGAGATTCTGCTGGCCCTTAAAATTGAAGAAAAGCTTTCATCcaa GGAGAAGGTCTGCGCTCTCTTTTCCCTGCTGATGATTAACTTTTCTGTGACTGCTTCTGGTAAATTTGGAAACTTCATAAATTGGGCATCGATCTCTTGCTTGGATTCTTTTGCCGGGCATGTAATTTCAG TGATGTCTGATATGGAAGTTAGAAGGTTGTTTGCAGAACTAGGCTGTTTAGATGAGCTGTTTAGTCTGATTGAGAACTTTCTCATGGATGAGTGTGCTAAGGTGTACGATGATCTCTCATTTGAATTTCCGGTCAAGTGTGATTCAAGAGTTCAGAGCAGTCTTGATGTCTCAGATAGATCTTTGTTCCCTGTACCAGCATCAGCAGAACTGTTGATAGCAGGGAGCATCATACTGGCATCAATTTGTGCAGCAGTTGATCGCATTGGTTTTATCTGCGAAACATCTTACAGCATTTTACGGGCCCGCAGACTTAACAATTCATTGAAACTAAGTATTCTTCATATATTTGCATATTTGGGTGGAGATCAGTTTTTCAGTTTGAGTGATTATAGTCTGATGATGACTGTATTGAAGTCTTTAGTTAGGGACATTGAGAGACTAGGTTCTTCCGATGCTTCTGATTCTTGCAATTCACTTATGATTGATACTCGATCTGCAATCTGTCCATGTGTCAAATGTCCATTTTCAGGAGATGTTATGTCTGTCGATACCGTGACATCTTTCCTTTTGGGGAAGCTCAAAGCTGATGACTTGTTGGAAACTAAGTATAACACGTCTGACTTCCAATCAGACCCATTCAGCAATGTGGCTTTATATAGTCTCAACGATCTTCTATCTTTGGTGGAGCTAGTAGCATACCACATG GGTTGGGAGTGGACTTGTCTGAAAATAGTGCCTCAGCTGGTAAAAGTTTTGGAATCATGTGTCTATAAGAAATCAACTTCAGAAGTAGTTGTTCTCCTTGGTCAACTTGGCAG ACTTGGCGTGGAGGCTTCTGGATATGAAGATAAAGGAGTTGATCAATTAAGACGCGATTTGTCCTCATTTTTCCGCGGTGGCATCAGCATTATGGCAGGTCTACCTATTCAAATTGCAACAGTTACTGCTGCATTAGGCATTCTCTCTATAGATTTCAAGACAATCATCGAAACCAAGGAAAAGTTTTCGGGCACTGCAAGTGAGTCCATCCTGGTTGATATGATTAGAAAATGGTTCTTTTTACTAAGCAGGAGGCAACAAGATTTGTCTTTCAGCATTTTACAGACTAGTGGTGTAAATAAGTAG
- the LOC115697693 gene encoding dihydroceramide fatty acyl 2-hydroxylase FAH2, which translates to MVAQEFTVDLNKPLVFQVGHLGDAYQEWVHQPIPTKEGPRFFESDFWEFLTKTAWWVIPLIWLPVVCYFISKSVLMGHTFPEIALMVGLGIFIWTLLEYTLHRFLFHIETKSYWGNTVHYLLHGCHHKHPMDGLRLVFPPAATAVLLTPFWNMVKLFATPSTTPALFGGGLLGYVIYDVTHYYLHHGQPSKDSLRHLKKYHLNHHFRIQNKGFGITSSVWDRVFGTLPKTKAAEKSR; encoded by the exons ATGGTTGCTCAGGAGTTTACCGTTGATTTGAATAAACCTCTTGTATTTCAG GTTGGTCATCTTGGAGATGCTTATCAAGAATGGGTGCACCAGCCTATTCCGACCAAGGAAGGTCCTCGGTTTTTCGAAAGTGATTTCTGGGAG TTCTTGACAAAGACGGCCTGGTGGGTAATTCCTCTTATCTGGCTCCCAGTTGTCTGCTATTTCATCTCCAAATCCGTACTAATGGGCCACACATTTCCTGAGATAGCTCTCATGGTGGGATTAGGTATATTCATATGGACGTTGCTTGAATACACATTGCATCGTTTCCTTTTCCACATCGAAACAAAGAGCTACTG GGGAAACACTGTACATTATCTTCTCCATGGCTGTCATCATAAGCATCCCATGGATGGGTTGCGTCTTGTTTTTCCTCCAGCTGCGACTGCTGTTCTGTTGACGCCA TTCTGGAACATGGTTAAGCTTTTTGCTACACCTTCTACTACTCCTGCTTTGTTTGGTGGTGGTTTATTGGGTTATGTGATTTATGATGTTACCCATTACTACCTTCACCATGGCCAGCCATCAAAGGACTCGCTTCGACATCTTAAG AAATACCACTTGAATCATCACTTCCGTATTCAGAACAAGGGTTTCGGCATAACTTCATCTGTATGGGACAGAGTGTTTGGAACACTTCCAAAGACAAAAGCAGCTGAGAAAAgtagataa
- the LOC115696831 gene encoding berberine bridge enzyme-like 22: MYNYKLAKMKSLTPLISLLFLSIIFFSDANCNNHVKENFFLCMSTQFKSFTQSFKIMYTKDSPLYQPLLESSQQNPRWSNSTALKPLLIITPFHESEIQAAVVCSQKNGLQVRIRSGGHDYEGLSYLSKTPFIIIDLINLRSIDVNLEDETAWVQSGATLGELYYAIAKESEIHGFPAGICPSVGLGGHLSGGGLGTLVRKFGLAADNVLDAYLVDSNGKLLDRKSMGEDLFWAIRGGGGGSFGIVLSWKIKLVKIPPIVTGFTVTKTLSQGATWLVYRWQSIVDQLPDDLFIRIIIQNVGNGDQKTIQTSFNSLFLGRMDELIPLMNERFPELGLKAQDCIEMDWIQSVMYFAGYQKDQPIELLLDRKTLYKSSFKGKSDFVKQPIPESGLKGIWERLLEEDQFVCMIMDPFGGKMNEIPDSETPFPHRKGNMYNIQYLVKWNEDGTNVSNKHVRWIRMLYRYMRPYVSNSPRAAYINYRDLDLGTNRLGKTSFEEASVWGTKYFKGNFKRLVQVKNKVDPDNFFRNEQSIPPLLDLI, from the coding sequence ATGTATAATTATAAACTGGCAAAGATGAAGAGCCTCACTCCACTGATTTCTTTGCTTTTTCTATCAATAATCTTTTTCTCGGACGCAAATTGTAATAATCATGTTAAAGAAAATTTCTTTCTTTGTATGTCAACCCAATTCAAATCCTTTACCCAAAGTTTCAAAATCATGTACACAAAAGACTCTCCTCTATACCAACCACTCTTAGAATCTTCTCAACAGAACCCAAGATGGTCAAACTCCACAGCCCTTAAGCCTCTTCTAATTATCACTCCTTTCCACGAGTCTGAAATCCAAGCAGCTGTTGTGTGCAGCCAAAAAAATGGTTTGCAAGTCAGAATTCGTAGTGGTGGTCATGACTATGAAGGACTGTCCTATCTATCCAAAACCCCTTTCataatcattgatcttattaacCTAAGATCCATTGATGTGAATCTTGAAGATGAAACAGCTTGGGTTCAGTCAGGGGCAACTTTGGGGGAGCTTTACTATGCTATTGCCAAGGAAAGTGAAATCCATGGATTCCCAGCTGGGATATGTCCAAGTGTAGGTCTTGGGGGGCACCTTAGTGGAGGTGGTTTAGGTACATTGGTGAGAAAATTTGGGTTGGCAGCTGATAATGTCTTGGATGCTTATTTAGTTGACTCAAATGGGAAACTTCTAGATAGAAAAAGTATGGGAGAGGACTTATTTTGGGCCATTAGAGGAGGTGGGGGAGGGAGTTTTGGGATTGTTCTTTCTTGGAAAATCAAGTTGGTTAAAATACCACCTATAGTGACTGGCTTTACAGTTACCAAAACTCTCTCACAGGGTGCCACTTGGCTTGTCTATAGGTGGCAGTCCATTGTTGACCAATTGCCTGATGATCTTTTCATCAGAATCATTATCCAAAATGTGGGGAATGGGGATCAGAAAACAATCCAAACTTCTTTCAACTCACTGTTTCTTGGAAGAATGGATGAACTGATTCCTTTGATGAATGAGAGGTTTCCTGAGTTGGGTTTAAAGGCCCAAGATTGTATTGAGATGGACTGGATCCAATCAGTCATGTACTTTGCTGGGTACCAAAAAGATCAACCAATAGAGCTTTTACTTGATAGGAAGACTCTTTATAAAAGCTCTTTCAAGGGAAAATCTGACTTTGTGAAACAACCTATACCTGAATCTGGATTGAAAGGGATTTGGGAAAGGCTTTTGGAAGAAGATCAGTTTGTATGCATGATAATGGACCCTTTTGGGGGAAAGATGAATGAGATTCCTGATTCAGAAACTCCATTCCCTCACAGGAAGGGAAATATGTACAATATACAGTACTTAGTGAAATGGAATGAGGATGGAACTAACGTGTCAAACAAACATGTAAGATGGATTAGAATGCTCTATAGGTATATGCGGCCATACGTTTCAAACTCTCCTAGGGCTGCCTATATTAACTATAGAGACCTTGATTTGGGGACAAATAGATTGGGAAAGACAAGCTTTGAAGAAGCAAGTGTTTGGGGTACAAAGTACTTCAAGGGTAACTTCAAGAGACTAGTTCAAGTGAAGAACAAGGTCGATCCTGACAACTTCTTCAGAAATGAACAGAGTATTCCACCTCTACTAGATTTAATATGA